A DNA window from Sphingomonas changnyeongensis contains the following coding sequences:
- a CDS encoding DNA polymerase III subunit gamma/tau: protein MSESSQAYRVLARKYRPQRFSELIGQDAMVTTLGNAIRRGRLAHAFLMTGVRGVGKTSTARLIAKALNCIGPDGQGGPTIDPCGQCDPCRAIAEGRFIDVLEQDAASNTKVEQMRDLLDTIPYAPVSARFKVYIIDEVHMLSNASFNALLKTLEEPPPHVKFIFATTEVHKVPVTILSRCQRFDLRRIPAELLAGHFAHVCAAEGVAAEPEALALVARAAEGSARDGLSILDQAIAHADLEGEGQVTAAQVRDMLGLSDRGAIRRLFGAVLAGDAAAALAGLRAQYDHGVDPATVLRGLLETVHGVTLERMGAGADPAQSAEEREALAGWAARLSFVQTHRLWQLLLKGHDEVVRAPMPIEAAEMALLRVIHAAELPDPAELVRRLARGDLPAPGGPAGPSGGGGHAGAPQASDAPVAPLAPASGAAEPAPSPDAPADFRAFHDLVYADRPRLALHLHDDVGLIHYAPPLVRLRPLRPLPGEFLRDLVAVLRQRTGMNWTVELVDGAAAPSLLEQERAAEAAARQAILDMPVVSAAFAAFPDAELIDYSPAMQARGRAQGS from the coding sequence ATGTCCGAGTCTTCCCAAGCTTACCGCGTCCTCGCGCGCAAATACCGGCCGCAGCGCTTTTCAGAGCTGATCGGCCAGGACGCGATGGTGACGACGCTGGGCAATGCGATCCGGCGCGGGCGGCTGGCGCATGCGTTTCTGATGACCGGGGTGCGCGGGGTCGGCAAGACATCGACCGCGCGGCTGATCGCCAAGGCGCTCAACTGCATCGGCCCTGACGGGCAGGGCGGACCGACCATCGATCCGTGCGGCCAGTGCGATCCGTGCCGCGCGATTGCCGAGGGGCGGTTCATCGACGTGCTCGAACAGGATGCGGCGTCGAACACCAAGGTCGAACAGATGCGCGACCTGCTCGACACCATCCCCTATGCCCCGGTGTCGGCGCGCTTCAAGGTCTACATCATCGACGAAGTTCACATGCTGTCGAACGCGTCGTTCAACGCGCTCCTGAAGACGCTTGAGGAACCGCCGCCGCATGTGAAGTTCATTTTCGCGACCACCGAGGTCCACAAGGTGCCGGTGACGATCCTGTCGCGGTGCCAGCGTTTCGATCTGCGGCGCATCCCCGCCGAGCTGCTCGCCGGGCATTTCGCCCATGTGTGCGCGGCCGAGGGCGTGGCCGCCGAGCCGGAGGCGCTGGCGCTGGTCGCGCGCGCCGCCGAAGGGTCGGCGCGCGACGGCCTGTCGATCCTCGATCAGGCGATCGCCCATGCCGATCTGGAGGGCGAGGGGCAGGTAACCGCCGCGCAGGTGCGCGACATGCTCGGCCTGTCCGACCGGGGAGCGATCCGGCGGCTGTTCGGGGCGGTGCTGGCCGGCGATGCCGCCGCTGCGCTTGCCGGCCTGCGCGCCCAATATGATCATGGCGTCGATCCGGCGACCGTGCTGCGCGGGCTGCTCGAGACCGTGCACGGCGTCACGCTGGAGCGGATGGGCGCGGGGGCCGATCCCGCCCAGTCGGCCGAGGAGCGCGAGGCGCTGGCGGGATGGGCGGCGCGGCTGTCCTTCGTCCAGACGCACCGGCTGTGGCAGCTGCTGCTCAAGGGCCATGACGAGGTGGTGCGCGCGCCGATGCCGATCGAGGCGGCGGAAATGGCGCTGCTGCGCGTCATCCATGCCGCCGAACTGCCCGACCCGGCAGAGCTTGTCCGCCGCCTCGCGCGCGGCGATCTGCCCGCGCCGGGCGGGCCTGCCGGTCCGTCCGGGGGCGGCGGTCATGCCGGTGCGCCCCAGGCGTCGGATGCGCCGGTCGCGCCGCTCGCCCCCGCATCCGGTGCCGCCGAACCGGCGCCGTCGCCCGACGCGCCGGCCGATTTCCGCGCCTTTCACGATCTGGTCTATGCCGACCGGCCCCGGCTGGCGCTGCACCTGCATGACGATGTCGGGCTGATCCACTATGCGCCGCCGCTGGTGCGGCTGCGCCCGCTCAGGCCGCTGCCGGGCGAGTTTCTGCGCGATCTGGTGGCCGTGCTGCGCCAGCGCACGGGGATGAACTGGACGGTCGAGCTGGTCGATGGCGCGGCTGCGCCGTCGCTGCTTGAGCAGGAGCGGGCGGCGGAGGCGGCGGCGCGGCAGGCGATTCTCGACATGCCGGTGGTGAGCGCCGCCTTTGCCGCCTTTCCAGACGCCGAGCTGATCGACTACAGCCCGGCAATGCAGGCGCGCGGCCGCGCGCAAGGGAGCTGA
- the cheB gene encoding chemotaxis-specific protein-glutamate methyltransferase CheB — MSPSPLTEAPPHRAGAGPVSLPPIRLLIVDDSAVARAVFARMVGSRPEFEIAATVASAAAALDFLAGARVDIILLDIEMPGQDGLTALPAILAASAGARVLIVSSSAEQGAVATIRALTLGAADTLAKPGASAFGGRFADVLAEKLLRLGRAAHAPCVRPAADAGGDGAGAEAVAARLRPLAEGPIDCLAVGASTGGLHALSELLGALPTGFAAPILITQHLPPAFMSFFAAQIAEMARRPAEVARPGARILSGRCYVAPGIGHLGVETVGGAVRIRITDERVASGCMPSVDPMFMSVAEIYGPRALGVVLSGMGRDGALGAARLADSGASVVAQTRDTSVVWGMPGAVVSAGLASAVLPPRQIAELIARRHRAAA; from the coding sequence GTGTCCCCGTCTCCGCTGACCGAGGCACCGCCGCACCGGGCCGGGGCCGGTCCCGTTTCATTGCCGCCCATCCGCCTGCTGATCGTCGATGATTCGGCGGTCGCGCGCGCGGTGTTCGCGCGCATGGTCGGCAGCCGCCCGGAGTTCGAGATTGCCGCCACCGTGGCGAGCGCGGCTGCCGCGCTCGATTTCCTGGCCGGTGCGCGGGTCGACATCATCCTGCTCGACATCGAAATGCCGGGGCAGGACGGGCTGACCGCGCTGCCCGCGATCCTCGCCGCCAGCGCCGGGGCGCGCGTGCTGATCGTCTCGTCATCGGCAGAGCAGGGCGCGGTGGCGACGATCCGGGCGCTGACGCTGGGGGCGGCCGACACGCTCGCCAAGCCGGGGGCGAGCGCCTTTGGCGGCCGCTTTGCCGATGTGCTGGCCGAAAAGCTGCTGCGGCTGGGCCGCGCCGCCCATGCGCCCTGCGTCCGCCCGGCGGCGGACGCAGGGGGTGACGGCGCGGGGGCGGAAGCCGTTGCCGCCAGATTGCGCCCGCTGGCCGAAGGGCCGATCGACTGTCTGGCGGTCGGCGCATCGACGGGCGGGCTGCATGCCCTGTCCGAGCTGCTCGGCGCGCTGCCGACGGGCTTTGCCGCGCCAATCCTGATCACCCAGCATCTGCCGCCGGCGTTCATGAGCTTCTTTGCCGCCCAGATCGCCGAAATGGCCCGCCGCCCGGCAGAGGTGGCGCGGCCGGGCGCGCGCATCCTCTCCGGCCGCTGCTATGTCGCGCCGGGCATCGGCCATCTGGGGGTGGAGACGGTGGGCGGCGCGGTCCGCATCCGCATCACTGATGAACGCGTGGCGAGTGGCTGCATGCCCTCGGTCGATCCGATGTTCATGTCGGTCGCCGAGATTTACGGGCCGCGCGCGCTGGGCGTGGTGCTGAGCGGCATGGGCCGCGACGGCGCGCTGGGTGCGGCGCGGCTGGCCGACAGCGGCGCCAGCGTCGTCGCGCAGACCCGCGACACCTCGGTGGTCTGGGGCATGCCGGGCGCGGTGGTGTCGGCGGGGCTGGCAAGCGCCGTCCTGCCGCCGCGCCAGATTGCCGAGCTGATCGCCCGCCGCCACCGGGCCGCGGCATGA
- the rpoH gene encoding RNA polymerase sigma factor RpoH: MASGKNVPATIPALGGEAGLNRYLAEIRKYPILTPEQEYMLAKRYQEHQDPEAAAQLVTSHLRLVAKIAMGYRGYGLPVSELISEGNIGLMQGVKKFEPDRGFRLATYAMWWIRASIQEFILRSWSLVKMGTTAAQKKLFFNLRRMKNRIDAFEDGDLRPEDVTKIATDLGVSEDDVISMNRRMAMGGDSSLNVSMREDGEGQWQDILADNDPLQDERLADAEERDVRHQLLVEAMDDLNDRERHILTERRLAEEPKTLEELSQVYGVSRERVRQIEVRAFEKLQRAMLRLAGDRRLLPA; this comes from the coding sequence ATGGCCAGTGGCAAGAACGTACCCGCGACCATCCCGGCGCTGGGCGGCGAGGCCGGCCTCAACCGCTACCTGGCCGAGATCCGCAAATATCCGATCCTGACGCCCGAGCAGGAATATATGCTCGCCAAACGCTATCAGGAGCATCAGGACCCGGAAGCGGCGGCGCAGCTGGTGACCTCGCATCTGCGGCTCGTGGCCAAGATCGCGATGGGCTATCGCGGCTATGGCCTGCCGGTGTCCGAGCTGATTTCCGAAGGCAATATCGGCCTGATGCAGGGCGTGAAGAAGTTCGAGCCGGACCGGGGCTTCCGCCTGGCGACCTATGCAATGTGGTGGATCCGCGCCTCGATCCAGGAGTTCATCCTGCGGTCCTGGTCGCTGGTGAAGATGGGCACCACCGCCGCCCAGAAAAAGCTGTTTTTCAACCTGAGGCGGATGAAGAACCGCATCGACGCGTTCGAGGACGGCGATCTCCGGCCCGAGGACGTGACCAAGATCGCGACCGATCTCGGCGTGTCCGAAGACGATGTGATCAGCATGAACCGCCGCATGGCGATGGGCGGCGACAGCTCGCTCAACGTGTCGATGCGCGAGGATGGCGAGGGCCAGTGGCAGGATATTCTCGCCGACAATGATCCGCTGCAGGACGAACGGCTGGCCGATGCCGAGGAGCGCGACGTGCGCCACCAGCTGCTCGTCGAGGCGATGGACGATCTGAACGACCGCGAGCGCCACATCCTGACCGAGCGGCGGCTGGCCGAAGAGCCGAAGACGCTTGAGGAGCTGAGCCAGGTTTACGGCGTCAGCCGCGAGCGGGTGCGCCAGATCGAGGTGCGCGCCTTTGAAAAGCTGCAGCGCGCGATGCTGCGGCTGGCCGGCGACCGGCGGCTGCTGCCCGCCTGA
- a CDS encoding M67 family metallopeptidase, with amino-acid sequence MTVMISRAALAAARAHAAATPGREACGLLLGVTGVDGGLRIDTAQPCANVAADPAIMFEIDPAALIAAHRAARNGGPAVIGCYHSHPSGPARPSARDAAMAAGDGQIWLILPGDDAGGGAGGEAGVPGAWRALPGGFAPVVLIPFD; translated from the coding sequence ATGACGGTGATGATTTCAAGGGCGGCGCTGGCGGCGGCCCGCGCCCATGCGGCGGCGACGCCGGGGCGCGAGGCGTGCGGCCTGTTGCTGGGCGTGACGGGCGTGGACGGCGGCCTGCGCATCGACACGGCGCAGCCCTGCGCCAATGTCGCGGCCGATCCGGCGATCATGTTCGAAATCGATCCCGCCGCGCTGATCGCCGCCCACCGCGCCGCGCGAAATGGCGGCCCGGCGGTCATCGGCTGCTATCATTCCCACCCCAGCGGCCCCGCCCGACCGTCGGCGCGCGATGCCGCCATGGCGGCGGGCGACGGGCAGATCTGGCTGATCCTCCCCGGCGACGATGCCGGTGGCGGGGCGGGCGGGGAGGCGGGCGTGCCGGGCGCGTGGCGCGCGCTGCCGGGCGGATTCGCGCCGGTTGTGCTCATCCCGTTCGATTGA
- a CDS encoding histidine phosphotransferase family protein, whose amino-acid sequence MTASAVDFASLLCSRLCHDLLSPVGALNNGLELLADEHDPDMRARCLDLLNESARASANKLKFFRLAFGAAGGFGESVAAREARAAIEGLFGPGGRVELGWMVEAEALSKTAIKVLLNLALIAGDALVRGGRLDVGAEVGGDTTEIVVRAEGPRLVLDSELRDALQGRTDEAALTPRAAAAWLVHQLVAGTGGQVLVSAPEEPFVMFGATLHHAPAA is encoded by the coding sequence ATGACTGCCAGCGCCGTCGATTTCGCCAGCCTGTTGTGCTCGCGCCTCTGCCATGACCTGCTCAGCCCGGTCGGGGCGCTCAACAACGGGCTGGAGCTGCTGGCCGATGAGCATGATCCCGACATGCGGGCGCGCTGCCTTGATCTGCTCAATGAAAGCGCGCGCGCTTCGGCCAACAAGCTCAAATTCTTCCGCCTCGCCTTTGGCGCCGCCGGCGGGTTCGGCGAAAGCGTCGCCGCGCGTGAGGCGCGGGCGGCGATCGAGGGGCTGTTCGGCCCCGGCGGGCGGGTCGAGCTGGGCTGGATGGTCGAGGCCGAGGCGCTGAGCAAGACGGCGATCAAGGTGCTGCTCAACCTCGCGCTGATCGCCGGTGACGCGCTGGTGCGCGGCGGCCGGCTCGATGTCGGCGCGGAAGTGGGCGGCGACACGACCGAAATCGTCGTCCGCGCCGAAGGGCCGCGCCTCGTGCTCGACAGCGAGCTGCGCGACGCGCTGCAGGGGCGGACCGACGAGGCCGCGCTCACCCCGCGCGCCGCCGCCGCCTGGCTGGTCCATCAGCTGGTTGCCGGCACCGGCGGGCAGGTGCTCGTCTCCGCGCCCGAAGAGCCGTTCGTCATGTTCGGGGCGACGCTTCACCACGCGCCCGCGGCCTGA
- a CDS encoding MarR family winged helix-turn-helix transcriptional regulator: MADREKLLLDLFVEIARVEHLVRNYLGPIEPLGLSAEQFGLLNYFIRNNRQTERRSILAWVFQIDEAETATHLDVLAARGLVARRPEGEDEIVALTPAGQAAHEAAVKMVAPDVLPLMSEFADDDLGQALTTLQEIRRVFDNLPDRPAAG, encoded by the coding sequence ATGGCCGACCGCGAGAAGCTGCTGCTCGACCTGTTCGTCGAAATCGCCCGGGTCGAGCATCTGGTGCGCAATTATCTGGGCCCGATCGAACCGCTGGGGCTGAGCGCCGAGCAGTTCGGCCTGCTCAATTATTTCATCCGCAACAACCGCCAGACCGAGCGGCGCTCGATCCTGGCCTGGGTGTTCCAGATCGACGAAGCCGAGACGGCGACGCATCTGGACGTGCTCGCCGCGCGCGGGCTGGTCGCGCGCCGCCCGGAGGGCGAGGACGAGATCGTGGCGCTGACCCCGGCGGGGCAGGCCGCGCATGAGGCGGCGGTCAAGATGGTCGCCCCCGATGTGCTGCCGCTGATGTCGGAGTTTGCCGATGACGATCTTGGCCAGGCGCTGACCACCCTGCAGGAAATCCGCCGGGTGTTCGACAACCTGCCCGACCGGCCGGCCGCAGGCTGA
- a CDS encoding YbaB/EbfC family nucleoid-associated protein has protein sequence MKSLDDILNMAKNVQDELTKAQANLDHIEVEGAAGGGLVKVRATAKGRIIAVDIDPSLLAPSEKQMLEDLVAAAFNDARAKADQASSAEMSKMTSGLPLPPGFKLPF, from the coding sequence ATGAAAAGTCTCGACGATATCCTGAACATGGCGAAGAATGTTCAGGACGAACTGACCAAGGCGCAGGCCAATCTCGACCATATCGAGGTCGAGGGTGCGGCCGGCGGCGGTCTGGTCAAGGTCCGCGCCACCGCCAAGGGGCGCATCATCGCGGTCGATATCGATCCGTCGCTGCTCGCCCCGTCGGAAAAGCAGATGCTGGAGGATCTGGTCGCCGCCGCGTTCAACGATGCGCGCGCCAAGGCCGATCAGGCATCGAGTGCTGAAATGAGCAAGATGACCAGCGGCCTGCCGCTGCCGCCGGGCTTCAAGCTGCCGTTCTGA
- a CDS encoding RluA family pseudouridine synthase, which translates to MDAGVSIIAATISAEADGWRLDRALAAAVPILSRERIKTLIASGRVTGDDGRAWRDPAVRAVAGARFALGVPDPEPAHNVAQDLNLVIAFEDEHLIVIDKPAGMVVHPAAGNPDGTLVNALLHHCAGQLSGIGGVARPGIVHRIDKDTSGLIVAAKTDRAHEGLARQFADHSIDRRYLAIVAGLPSPASGTVDAPLARSDSDRKKVAIVTAGRGKRAVTHYRMVTPLRDSALVECRLETGRTHQVRVHMASLGHGLLGDPVYGRVRPGHRAVLKALDFKRQALHAARLGFVHPITRAEMAFDSEMPDDMQLLFSQLRI; encoded by the coding sequence ATGGACGCGGGGGTTTCCATAATCGCGGCGACGATCAGCGCCGAAGCCGATGGCTGGCGGCTCGACCGGGCGCTGGCCGCGGCGGTGCCGATCCTGTCGCGCGAGCGCATCAAGACGCTGATCGCATCGGGCCGGGTGACCGGCGACGATGGCCGGGCGTGGCGCGATCCGGCGGTGCGCGCGGTGGCGGGCGCCCGGTTCGCGCTGGGCGTGCCCGATCCCGAACCGGCGCATAATGTCGCCCAGGATCTCAATCTCGTGATCGCGTTCGAGGATGAGCATCTGATCGTGATCGACAAGCCGGCGGGCATGGTCGTCCATCCCGCCGCCGGCAATCCCGACGGCACTTTGGTCAATGCGCTGCTGCATCACTGCGCGGGCCAGCTGTCGGGCATTGGCGGGGTGGCGCGGCCGGGCATCGTTCACCGGATCGACAAGGACACATCGGGCCTGATCGTCGCGGCCAAGACCGACCGCGCACATGAAGGGCTGGCGCGCCAGTTTGCCGATCACAGCATCGACCGGCGCTATCTGGCGATTGTCGCGGGCCTGCCCAGCCCGGCCTCGGGCACGGTCGATGCGCCGCTCGCGCGGTCGGACAGCGACCGGAAAAAGGTGGCGATCGTCACGGCTGGGCGCGGCAAGCGCGCGGTCACCCATTACCGGATGGTCACGCCGCTGCGCGACTCGGCGCTGGTCGAATGCCGGCTGGAAACCGGGCGCACCCATCAGGTGCGCGTGCACATGGCCTCGCTCGGCCATGGGCTGCTCGGCGATCCGGTCTATGGCCGGGTGCGACCGGGGCACCGCGCGGTGCTGAAGGCGTTGGACTTCAAACGGCAGGCGCTGCACGCCGCGCGGCTCGGCTTTGTCCATCCGATCACGCGGGCAGAGATGGCTTTTGACAGCGAAATGCCCGATGACATGCAGCTGTTGTTCAGTCAGCTGCGTATATAA
- a CDS encoding threonine ammonia-lyase, translating into MRQPDREGVVKALEKISKIVPPTPLLSARIGDAACWLKAESLQPMGAFKLRGAWHRLTAIPESQRARGVVAFSSGNHAQGVAWAAARLGMPAAIVMPADAPAAKRANTAALGGEVILYDRLTQSREQIAAELAEARGAVLVPSFDDPFVVEGQGSVGLEAAAQVAALGGGAIRRVVTCCGGGGLAAGLALALPDAEIVTVEPEGWDDMARSLAAGEIVGVGPNPPATACDALQTFRVAPLTFGILSARGARGVAVSEAETGAAMRWAFERLRLVLEPGGAVALAAMLSGRVAPEPGTLVMLSGGNVDPGLFARMARLDAADADASQPGPEML; encoded by the coding sequence TTGCGCCAGCCGGATCGCGAAGGTGTCGTCAAGGCACTGGAAAAGATAAGTAAAATCGTGCCGCCCACGCCGCTGCTCAGCGCGCGGATCGGGGACGCTGCGTGCTGGCTGAAGGCCGAATCGCTCCAGCCCATGGGCGCGTTCAAGCTGCGCGGGGCGTGGCACCGGCTGACCGCGATTCCGGAGTCGCAGCGCGCGCGCGGCGTCGTCGCCTTTTCATCCGGCAACCATGCCCAGGGCGTCGCCTGGGCGGCGGCGCGGCTGGGGATGCCGGCGGCGATCGTGATGCCCGCCGATGCGCCCGCCGCCAAGCGCGCCAACACCGCGGCGCTGGGGGGAGAGGTGATCCTTTACGACCGGCTGACCCAGTCGCGCGAACAGATCGCCGCCGAACTGGCCGAGGCGCGCGGGGCCGTGCTGGTGCCAAGCTTTGATGATCCGTTCGTGGTCGAAGGGCAGGGCAGCGTCGGGCTGGAGGCGGCGGCGCAGGTCGCGGCGCTGGGCGGCGGGGCGATCCGCCGGGTCGTCACCTGCTGCGGCGGCGGCGGGCTGGCCGCCGGGCTGGCGCTCGCCCTGCCCGATGCCGAGATCGTGACCGTGGAGCCGGAGGGGTGGGACGACATGGCGCGTTCGCTCGCCGCCGGGGAGATTGTCGGCGTCGGGCCGAACCCGCCCGCCACCGCCTGCGACGCGCTGCAGACCTTTCGGGTCGCGCCGCTGACCTTCGGCATCCTGAGCGCGCGCGGCGCACGCGGAGTCGCGGTCAGCGAAGCCGAAACCGGCGCGGCGATGCGCTGGGCGTTTGAACGCTTGCGGCTGGTGCTGGAGCCGGGGGGCGCGGTCGCGCTGGCGGCGATGCTCAGCGGGCGGGTGGCGCCAGAGCCGGGGACGCTGGTGATGCTGTCGGGCGGCAATGTCGATCCGGGCCTGTTCGCGCGCATGGCGCGGCTCGACGCGGCAGACGCGGACGCTTCACAGCCCGGCCCGGAAATGCTCTAG
- a CDS encoding alpha/beta hydrolase, whose amino-acid sequence MPEVIFPGPEGRLEGRFSPPPRPRAPVAMILHPHPQAGGTMNNRIVQSLYQTFARRGFAVLRFNFRGVGKSQGTFDNGVGELSDAASALDWVQSFHPEAQQTWVAGVSFGAWIGMQLLMRRPEVRGFISVAPPANMYDFSFLAPCPASGIIIQGDSDEVVTPSAVQKLVDKLRTQKHITIHHDTVPGANHFFEHEMPQLMGSVDRYLDFRLDPGCPIR is encoded by the coding sequence ATGCCCGAAGTGATTTTTCCCGGCCCCGAGGGTCGTCTCGAAGGTCGTTTCTCGCCCCCGCCCCGCCCGCGCGCGCCGGTGGCGATGATCCTTCATCCGCACCCCCAGGCCGGCGGCACGATGAACAACCGCATCGTCCAGTCGCTTTACCAGACATTCGCCCGGCGCGGATTCGCCGTGCTGCGGTTCAACTTCCGCGGCGTCGGCAAGAGCCAGGGGACGTTCGACAATGGCGTCGGCGAGCTGTCGGATGCGGCCTCGGCGCTCGACTGGGTGCAGAGCTTCCACCCCGAAGCGCAGCAGACCTGGGTTGCCGGCGTCAGCTTCGGCGCGTGGATCGGCATGCAGCTGCTGATGCGCCGGCCAGAGGTGCGCGGCTTCATCTCGGTCGCGCCGCCCGCCAACATGTATGATTTCAGCTTCCTCGCGCCCTGCCCGGCTTCGGGCATCATCATCCAGGGCGATTCCGATGAAGTGGTCACCCCCTCTGCCGTGCAGAAGCTGGTCGACAAGCTGCGCACGCAGAAGCACATCACCATCCACCACGACACCGTGCCGGGTGCGAACCATTTCTTCGAACATGAAATGCCGCAGCTGATGGGCAGCGTCGACCGCTATCTCGACTTCCGGCTCGACCCCGGCTGTCCGATCCGCTGA
- a CDS encoding response regulator, whose translation MKTCLVVDDSKVIRKVARHILETLDFQVSEAGDGRDALDQCQAATPDVVLLDWNMPVMTGMEFLKALGEVDLPRRPKVVFCTTESGIGHIKAAIEAGADEYVMKPFDRDTLASKLQIVGLA comes from the coding sequence ATGAAGACCTGCCTTGTCGTTGATGATTCCAAGGTGATCCGCAAGGTTGCGCGGCACATTCTCGAAACGCTCGACTTTCAGGTGTCCGAGGCCGGCGACGGGCGCGACGCGCTCGACCAGTGCCAGGCGGCGACGCCCGATGTCGTCCTGCTCGACTGGAACATGCCGGTGATGACCGGGATGGAGTTTTTGAAGGCGCTGGGCGAGGTCGATCTGCCCCGGCGGCCCAAAGTGGTGTTCTGCACGACCGAAAGCGGCATCGGCCATATCAAGGCGGCGATCGAGGCGGGTGCGGACGAATATGTGATGAAGCCGTTCGACCGCGACACGCTGGCGTCCAAGCTGCAGATCGTCGGCCTCGCCTGA
- a CDS encoding cysteine desulfurase family protein, with protein MTPIYLDYQATTPLAPEALAAMGPWLEARFANPHSPHRPGREAAAAVAFAREQLVAAIGLAGGRLVFTSGATEAVNLAIKGAAWASPRRRRIVALASEHACVLDTLGWLGQRGFQPVLVPVGADGLVDPDRLAAAVDDDTLLVAAMLVNNEIGAIQPVARIAEVARAAGALFLCDAVQGLGRVAIPDADLVAVSAHKIHGPKGIGALWVRDGVALEPLLHGGGQEGGLRSGTQAPALCAGFGAAAELAAGRMVEDRAHAEALAARARARLTGWQINGGIEQRWPGNLNVRCAGLDAARLIADVRGVAFSAGSACASGSGRPSHVLRAIGLADAEARASIRLGFGRYTRVEELNRALDMILDAADKQGLKAA; from the coding sequence ATGACGCCCATCTATCTCGATTATCAGGCGACGACCCCGCTCGCGCCCGAGGCGCTGGCGGCGATGGGCCCTTGGCTTGAGGCGCGTTTCGCCAATCCGCATTCGCCGCACCGGCCGGGGCGCGAGGCGGCAGCGGCGGTGGCGTTTGCGCGCGAACAGCTGGTGGCGGCCATCGGCCTGGCCGGCGGGCGGCTGGTGTTCACATCGGGCGCGACCGAGGCGGTCAATCTGGCGATCAAGGGCGCGGCCTGGGCCAGCCCGCGCCGCCGCCGCATCGTCGCGCTGGCGAGCGAGCATGCCTGTGTGCTCGACACGCTGGGCTGGCTTGGCCAGCGCGGGTTTCAGCCGGTGCTCGTGCCGGTGGGCGCCGACGGGCTGGTCGATCCCGACCGGCTGGCGGCGGCGGTCGATGACGATACGCTGCTGGTCGCGGCCATGCTGGTCAACAACGAGATCGGGGCGATCCAGCCCGTCGCCCGCATCGCCGAAGTGGCGCGGGCGGCGGGCGCGCTGTTCCTGTGCGATGCCGTGCAGGGGCTGGGGCGGGTCGCCATTCCCGATGCCGATCTGGTCGCTGTATCGGCGCACAAGATCCATGGTCCCAAGGGGATCGGCGCGCTGTGGGTGCGCGACGGCGTGGCGCTCGAACCTTTGCTCCATGGCGGCGGGCAGGAGGGCGGGCTGCGTTCGGGCACCCAGGCCCCGGCGCTGTGCGCGGGCTTTGGTGCGGCGGCCGAACTGGCGGCGGGGCGGATGGTCGAGGACCGCGCCCATGCCGAGGCGCTGGCCGCGCGCGCGCGTGCCCGGCTGACCGGCTGGCAGATCAATGGCGGCATTGAGCAGCGCTGGCCCGGCAACCTCAATGTCCGGTGCGCCGGGCTGGATGCGGCGCGGCTGATCGCCGATGTGCGCGGTGTCGCCTTTTCGGCGGGCAGCGCCTGTGCGAGCGGATCGGGCCGGCCGAGCCATGTGCTGCGCGCGATCGGCCTTGCCGATGCCGAGGCGCGGGCGAGCATCCGGCTGGGCTTTGGCCGCTATACACGGGTTGAAGAACTGAACCGCGCGCTCGACATGATCTTGGACGCGGCGGACAAGCAGGGGCTGAAGGCGGCATGA